The Anticarsia gemmatalis isolate Benzon Research Colony breed Stoneville strain chromosome 1, ilAntGemm2 primary, whole genome shotgun sequence sequence ATGACTGCGCAAGTTCGACTTGTACTGTGATGTGTTTTTTTGCCTTGCCATTCGGTCCATATCATTGGATGTAAGGCTACGGCTACACTACCCACAGGATCATACGATGTAATCAAAAAAATCAGCAAGTCACGCTCTCAATCTCTTTCATTAGAGATATTTCTCTGATCCTATTGGTCAGTTTCCAATCGTCTTATATGCCGCCGCAGTGTGAACTCCgcatatgtaataataatatgatttaataatatttatatctgcGCGGACACTGAAATCTAAACTCTAGATTGCGTGACGGGGCGGCGCGGCTATATAAGAAACATTACCAAACTCATTTGTCATTGTTTAAAGATAACTCATAGGGGCTGTGTCCGATTTAAGATTTAAATCTTCATTTACAATTCAATAAAGTGCGTattccattttaaaatatttgaattagtCAAATTTTGGTGgtattagtttaatattataacaatattttttcggtGCAGCATGTCTGGAAGCAACACAAATATGACGTCGAAGGAATACTTCGCTCTGGAAGACAAGTATGGCTGCCGCAACTACGCTCCCGTGCCGGTGGTGCTGTGCCGTGGGGAAGGtaactttactttatttttcactaactaattaattgattattataaGAGTATTAGGAGTTAGgtcacaacatttttatattaattaataaataactcgtTTGTTTACATTCACTATATTAGATCGACGCGATAAGAATGTATTAACACAATACAACACGtagagaaaaatacataaacttaactttaacttttttttataaattttctgaACGGTATTTAGGTAGTTTTCCTAAATTGTGGTGGACTTTTTTctgaagtaaatttaatttctgTAGTCAAAAAGTCtagatttaaaaagttaaacgttacatcaaaaattatttacgattttatttgcgtttcaaatatatattttaaccattaagaaattaataagtacttaatttatttacccAGTGTCGGAAACCGTGTTTAATGAAGTTCCAGGTTCGATTTTCTCCTATTTGCTAAAGTATTGAATTGGTAATGGCTTACGCTGAAAGCCTTGCCCGTGTACTAACTTATCAAACCcacagaaattatttttatatttatttttacctttgtGGTAATAAGCCAATAAAAGTATCGATTAGCAATAGCGCTTAATGTTACATTAATACAGCTGTTATCCGACTgttatccatacttccatactaatattataaatgcgaaagtaactctgtctgtctgtctgtctgtctgctactcaatcacgtctaaactactgaaccaatttgcatgatttttggtatggagatattttgatacccgagaaaggacataggctactttttaccccgggaaaatgaggCATTGCCCAGGAAagttcagaaaattcaacgaagtcgcgaaaaatcaatattataatgacattaaattaacaaaagtccgttgccatggcaactgttttaatggtggatatgccttagcgcgacttcgttatactaagagatataaataattttgataatatttttcgtgaaaaaaaaaagcatattttatatcatcacgctacgaccaataggagcagagtaggtaacagtaaaaagtgttacaaaaacatggaaaattctaacccattctctcttatgtgacgcaagcgaagttgcgcgggtcagctagtttctcaTAAATAGTTTATTGATAAACTCAAACCTGCGGTAGGTATCTGTCATTATGATGAAATGGCACCCTTATCTTAGTGAGATGAGAAAATTATTCAAACGACTGTtacttgtacaaatattttgtaagtcaATAAGATAACTTTGGGCAGatactgtttataaataaatctttgttatttatacatttttcattcGAGATAATTCACGATCGTAAAATTGGGTCAATCTGGTATCGGTTTGGTTTTATcttcattttaattatagtaGGCGTTGTCTTCATTAAGAAATTATATGACGCGTTTATGGATACTGTTATGCAATAAACATTTAGCTTTGGGGTAGGTCGTACCCATAACTAAGTGAGTGTATGTTCATGTAATAACAAGACATCAAACTTTAATCGAGAAAAGGACGTAAACAGAAAGTTTTCATCACTTTGTCTTTCTAATTTTCGGCTGCTGATATTGATATAAGGCACCATTTTGCTAAAAAAGAAACCGATTTCATccgtttaacattttttcaggTGTGTTCGTATGGGACAAAGAAGGAAAGAGGTACTACGACTTCCTGAGTGGCTACTCCTCGGTGAACCAAGGTCATTGCCACCCAAGGATTGTTGCCGCTCTCAAGAAACAGGCTGACAAACTGACCCTCGTCTCCAGGTAATTAATTGTTCATATTAATCTTGTTCATTTTTGTGTATATAAATGCGTTCTCGGGCCTCGGATACACTAAGTTAAACTCTCTTTAAAGCAGCTCCGAATTACAAGGATGCTATAGAGTGtgctgttattattattgttaacttAATCACTAAGACAAACAAGGCagataatctaaataaatctttatttctttAGAGCCTTCTACACTGATCAGCTCGGAGTTTACGAGAAGATGATGACTGAGCTGTTTGGCTTTGACCGCCTGCTGCCGATGAACACCGGCGTAGAAGGTGGAGAGAGCGCTATCAAGTTCGCGCGCAAGTGGGGTTATGAGGTCAAGAAGATCCCTGAAGGAAAAGCCAAGGTATTTAATAAGCctatataatatttcttaattattagtaaaaataaataatttcctcGGTGTCATTGGGCACTACATGTAGTGTAAGTATCATTGCTTTCCCGTTATATATATCTAGTGTCTGGTAAGAAACTTTATTGTTCTCAACTCTTAACTTCGAGCAatcacttaaaaaaatcttcatagAAAGACACGAGGATAGTTTAAGGAGTAACGTTCTCTGCGTGGGAATTCCATCCGCAACTCTTGCGCCATAGAGACAGTTTATGATCCAGCATAATAGATATTaacagaaattttatttttgcagatAATCTTTGCGGAGGGTAACTTCTGGGGACGTACCTTGGCTGCGGTATCGTCATCAGCAGACCCGACATGTTACGAGGGTTTCGGCCCCTTCATGCCTGGTTTCAAGCTTGTACCTTTCAACGACATCGCTGCTCTTGAGGTAGGGAAGATGTACATGCAGTTACTGCTACTACTACTCTTTCTAGTGAGCTCGATCGGTTTAAACTAAAATGTCACAAATCTTGATTCTGATGGAAtatctgaaattaaaataaacagattatgtgtattgtgtttatattgtgtatattatgtaatgtaatgcCAAAATGTATATTCggcattacattacatttcataatttaaccaaaaaataAGTCTATTGTTGTTAAGACTCAAGAGCCTACTAACGTTACTAAGTCTCAAAAAATGTCTTCATATTCGCAGAAAGAACTGAAAGATCCCAACACAGCTGGTTACATGATGGAGCCGATTCAGGGTGAAGCTGGTACAGTCATCCCTGATGACGGATACTTGAGGAAAGTCAGGGAACTCTGCACCAAATACAATGTATTGTGGATCGCTGATGAAGTACAAACTGGTCTTGGTAGGtgtaattttcatattaataagctcataataaaattgctctcatttttaataagtattattatatgtaattaagtAGGTACGCTATGTTATAGAAAAGTCTATATATTTATCTGTTCTCTTTTTACAGGTCGTACCGGTAAAATGTTGGCGGTAGACCACGAGGGCGTGAAGCCCGACATTCTCATCCTGGGTAAGGCGCTCAGTGGTGGAATGATGCCTGTCTCGTGTATTATGGCCAACAATAACGTTATGGATGTAAGTACCCGCTCCAAGCACTACTTAAACCTAAAACGTAAATAAGTACTTGGTTCTAAAACATCAGGATCTATAAATTGGTACgagtttcatttaaaattaacgaataatatcttatttttcAAGGTTATCAAACCCGGTACGCACGGATCCACTTATGGAGGAAATCCTTTGGCTTGTGCCGTCGCAATCGAAGCTATTAAGGTAACTTATTCTTAAAGATTAAGTATTAACACGATAAAGTTTTAAAGACGTGCCTGCATTAATCTGTTCTATTATTGTCGTAACCCAGGTATTATTGGAAGAGAAAATGACTGAAAATGCAGCGAAACTTGGTGAAGTGCTCGTTAAGGAACTGAAGAGAATTCCCAAGAACAAAGTCACTGCCGTCCGATGCAGAGGACTGATGGCTGCCATCGATGTTCACGACAGTACGTATTTTTAAGAAACACAACCCTTCAACTTTTGGGTTTCTATTGCTTCTTGTCTATCACAATGGTCAATTAGTTCATGAGCTCGATTTTTATGCagatcaaatatttgtgtaaactACTGTTATTCCGAGTAGGGCTCTACACTATGCTTTATCCGATTCTTAGAATACGGGAATGGTATCAAACTGTAACTACCTGCTTCAACTGAGTTATATTTGCACAGGTATCTCGGCATATGAAGTATGTTTGAGGCTGCGCGACGCCGGCATGCTGACCAAGCAGACTCACGGACAAACCATCCGCCTCGCTCCTCCGCTAGTTATCACCGAGGAACAAATCAAGGAATGTGTCGACACTCTCTGCAGAGTATTCGATAGCTTCGGCAAAGATTCTACTCCGCTACCTCGCTCCGGATAAACGGAAAACTACAGAACCAACATTAAAAATACTCTTTTCTAAGACTTATAATCTACAGTTAGTTATAAGACTTATAATCTATAGTTATAATTCGTACTAAGTaaataactatttgaaatagtttttctttattaatgttGGAAACAAAAACGCAGGCGTTTTATGTTTCGATTGTAGAGTAAAGCCAAAGTCTAGAGTTTAGGAAAATGCGATCTCTAATAATGTCTTTCGTAGACTGTTATTTGAAACTCATTTTGTTACAATGTTATGTGTAATGTTATTGATAAgcaatttttgaaataaagtacCTGCAAATCTAATCacatttccttttttttttcacggCTAAAACATTGAACTTAGGTTAACCTAAGTAGGTTTCAACCTACTAGGTACTAACATTAGCAAACATAAGAGattctttgaaaaaataatgaaaattgccATTGGTAATTTATCAAAGGACCGATTTGTTGTTTCGTGAAAATCGAATGAGCATTGGGAATTTACCCCTGATTATGCGGTCAAAGTTGCCAAAAGTTTTGGGTTGCGTCATATTAaacaaatacgaaaaatatttgggcttttttatttttattatacgtaGCATCGTTTGTTGTTCTTGCTCGTTAGAATGTGGACACTACTCACTTAGCAGACTTAACACGTTTTAAAATAGCTCCgagtaataaaagtaaaatatacaattctACTACGAATGATTAGCATTtgaatgttaatataaaatactgcaCGTTGAATGTCCTGTGACTTACAATATTACTTACATCtacataacattatatttgttgGAATTTTATACGCAATTTGATGCGTTGCTTGacgcaaaaaaatactaaccgCCGTTTTCAATACCATGTCTATCCACTGCTTAGGTTCTTACTAGAGTTAAGCATTATCCATCGTTGTATCTTCGCTTTCTGTGATCATTCCTGGATAGATAGCATTTTCCTACCAAAATCagcaaaagatatttaaataattttgacgtaATAAGCTAGGGCACCAATCGATCTGATTTTTTGACTGCACATTGTCAACGGCCGTAACACAATACTATAGCTAGTATATACTACTCAGCATCGCAATTATTTACAGTCGGTACAGTTGataatcgagagtttgacatttaaaatgtaatgacaaaatagttcttacgaagcccggtagaggcgctgaacagattttcatgtaaaatttctcgatagataGCCGATAGCAGTAGAAAATCAAGCTACAGCTATTTATGTGAATGtgattatgtaagtatatctaTGATCTATACTCACTAATGAAGTATTGACTGGTTTCAGCAAGTAGTAAGGTCAACCTTTTCGATACAGGGGTTATCAAGTTTCGTAAGTATAAAGAAATGTGGCCGATAACTGCCAGTTGTTTACATTATTggttatgtacttaaatataaataacatttggcTCCTAGTACTTACAAAAACTTAACttgaaatgttgtttttgtagGTAAGagataaaattatcaaaaaacatgtattattacagctgtataaataaacttgttGCCTAGCGTAGGATTCATAAAAGCATATTTCATCAATTAAACGAAgtctagtaaaataaaaaatacttataatagaGAAGGTTCTAGGTAGTGATACCTAACCCGTGCTTTATACCAACTCGTGTTTTTATTACTACAGGCTACCTTAGTTAGCTAGGTGggcattataattataataattacctatattaaCCGCCTAGCGGCGCCTAGGCCATGACTGAGACCATAGAGCGAAATTAATTGTAGCTTTATTAGGTTAATTAATATGACCTCTTCTCAACTGTTACTTTATAGTTATTTTCACCTTTGTGTTGCTcgaatttttataaaaaatatacactcgTACTTAAGTATATAACAATACCAACATAACAGTCAAACGTGTATTCGTGGTgttaccttttttttaatattaatgttccTACAGTCACgccatttttactgttttattatatcaattatatGTATAGAAGTAGGTACACCTATTTCCATTTAACTTGTTTAAAATCAGTAAAGATTCTAATGTTTATGCCTGAAATCTATTTATAGGGTCATCTTTTTTATAGTTAACTCGCACTGATTTATTCAGCAAAAAATGATCAATTGTCTTAGAGCGTTAGCAAAAAATGCTGTTGTTACATATGATAGGTACTCAATAACGCATCGTATTACCTACTGTACTTAGATGTTACGTAAGTATTAGCGGTCATTAAAATCGAATATTATCATTGAACAATGGCAAATCGATATAATTTATTCCTTTGCATAGCCAATGGGTATCTACATCAAATTGAAGCAATTACTATGAAAGGTATCTAATgcgcatattttatttatggcaTGCGAATAGTCggtttattgtaataattacaaagGCATGCTTAATGAAAGAAATGAATAAGTTAGTAGCAGCTAGCGTTCTTTTTACACTGCGCAATTTGTTTGATTCAAGGTTgtcactattttattataaaaggcaCTTATTAAACGAGCTGTAATGAAACTGATGATGTTCAGTATCACGCCGAGCTCagagatatatttattgaacgCTTGAAATACTAATTCTAAAATTGTACACCGGTTCCGCAATGTATTTACCTATGTGGGATAGCCATAAATCGCCGAATTTTCAGAAACTTAATATGTTGAGCAGAAAATACCTAGGTGGGACTTTGGGACGTGGAGCATCCGAATAGAGGTACCGCGTCGTGACCTCTTTATGGAGAccggaacaccgtcaggttttaaGTCGGCCTTGCCAGCGAGAGAACCAGACATACCCCTACGCTACTCCAAGGGAAACGAAGcgatgcagtaatgcatttttctGACGCAATAAAAAGGTATCATACGGTACCTGCACTtccgattttaaatatttaaccttCTAGAAACTGATTCCCAAAATATCCTCCTATCATGTTTGATTGAAGCAGAGGATGTTTATAATCATTGTTGATGAATTGAATAGGTCGATTTATAAAAAACGACAAGAGATTGTTTTGAGATTATGTTTAATGTGTTAAGTGAAACATGTTGACAATTTtgtgcaatatattttattattaacgttTAACAATCATCTCACAACACACTATAATCACAGTTAGTCGAGGTAAATACTGTACtttaagtaacatttaaatatgggagccaaaatgataaaatatcaCAACGCATAGCTCTCTTGTTCCACTGGCACTTAgcagtataatataataataattaaagcgATTTCGTTTACGTATACATCGAGAAAACATGGACCTGCCAGtattt is a genomic window containing:
- the LOC142976185 gene encoding ornithine aminotransferase, mitochondrial-like, with protein sequence MSGSNTNMTSKEYFALEDKYGCRNYAPVPVVLCRGEGVFVWDKEGKRYYDFLSGYSSVNQGHCHPRIVAALKKQADKLTLVSRAFYTDQLGVYEKMMTELFGFDRLLPMNTGVEGGESAIKFARKWGYEVKKIPEGKAKIIFAEGNFWGRTLAAVSSSADPTCYEGFGPFMPGFKLVPFNDIAALEKELKDPNTAGYMMEPIQGEAGTVIPDDGYLRKVRELCTKYNVLWIADEVQTGLGRTGKMLAVDHEGVKPDILILGKALSGGMMPVSCIMANNNVMDVIKPGTHGSTYGGNPLACAVAIEAIKVLLEEKMTENAAKLGEVLVKELKRIPKNKVTAVRCRGLMAAIDVHDSISAYEVCLRLRDAGMLTKQTHGQTIRLAPPLVITEEQIKECVDTLCRVFDSFGKDSTPLPRSG